The segment TCTCTATTACAGGAGGTAGTCGGGCAAATAATAGGGACAGCCTGATGTAAATGATGAGGCTGGGCTATTAGGGGGATTACAGAAATGAAGCAGAACTGCTTTTTAAGCAGAACGCCTGCCCAAAACTCTAGCAAGACGAAATCTTATCTTGATAAGAGTTTGGGCAGGCGTTCCGGAGTATACCAGACTAAAGCTTAGTCAATTTTCTCGTCTACTTTCTCTACACCTTTCTTAGTAGTGTTCTTTACGGCTGAACCAGCTTTCTTGGCGCCTTTTCCTACCGTTTTCCCTGCCTTTTTAACGCCTTTGCCAGTAGCTTTGGCTCCGCTTACGGCTAGGTTCTTGGTGCCTTTCCCTACGGACTTGGCTCCGTGGCCTACCTGGTGTGCTCCGGTTTTGGCACGCTCCTTATTGGTCGTTTTTACCTGAGTAGTGTCCTGTACCGTTGGGACAATAGAGGCCTCGGCAATATTTGCTCCTAAGAAGGTAGCAATCCCAAATGCTGCTATAAACGCAAATTTTTTCATGTCTATATCTGTTTTTAATGTTCTTACTTGATTGCCCTATGAAACGGGACTGATTAGGTAAAGTTGCATTTTTCATAGGAATTGCAAAGTGGCTCACATTGTTTCCAAAAGGGATTTCTGAGTTGCAGGTTTTAAAGGTTTATTTTGGAAAACAGCTTAGAAACAGATGTAGGTCACTTGCAGGAAGTTGGGCCAGTACCTCAAAATTAACAGTGTACTTTTGTTGATGGAGAAGTCTATGTTTCTAATGAGGGGAAGAGCCTTTACTTATTTTATCAAAAAGGGGACTTTAGAATGAACTTTGAAAAACTGGAAGAGCTTAACCCTATTTGAAATCTGGTTTCTTTGTAAGGAGGTTTTATGAGTAGGTGAAAATCAAAACGAATAGAAAGAACTAGATCTATCCCTCTAAAACTCCAGATACCTTAAAGCAGTTATATCTCCATGGATTTGAAGAAGAAAATATTAAAGATGCTATACCCCCTGATCATGCGGTTATCTAAGTCAACTGCAAAGGGGAGAGTGTTGAAAAACGAGCAAAAAGTGAAACCTGCTCAGCCATTCCACGCATTAACTACTGTCTTGAATAACGGCGCATCGCTGGATTTTAGCCATTTGAAGAATAAGAAAGTGTTGCTGGTGAACACCGCGTCTAATTGCGGTTACACTGGCCAATATGAAGAACTGCAGCAGTTGCAGGAGCAGCAGAAAGAGTCGTTGGTCATCATCGGGTTTCCGGCCAATGATTTTAAGGAGCAGGAAAAAGACAATGATGAAACCATTTCTCAGTTCTGCCAGGTAAACTTCGGGGTCAGTTTTCCATTGGCTAAGAAGAGTGTGGTAGTGAAAAACCAGAACCAGAATCCGGTGTACCATTGGCTTTCCAATGCGCAAGAAAATGGCTGGAACAACCACCAACCCGACTGGAATTTCAGCAAATACCTTATTGATGAACAGGGTGTCCTGACGCATTACTTCGGCCCAGCCATTTCTCCTGTGGGCGAAGAGGTGAGAAATGCGCTTCAAGAAAAAGGGAATAGCTAAATTTGCATAACTATCACACGTTCACATGCTGTTAAAGAAAATACTCGAAGGTCAAAGGTGAACGTGAATAGGACTGGCGGCTAGGTATAATAGAAGAGTGCTTCATAAGTACAGACCAGCAGAAGGTAAAGAGGTGAGCTTTGTTTAGATGGTTTTTTTAAGCTAGTAAAAACAAAAGACTTTTTAAAAACTAATCACAAAACCCAAATTCCGGGGCGCAGTAAGGGAGAACGGGGTCAATTTCAGGCTACATTCAGGAACAAGACATGGATAGCGCATTAGCCTCCGCAAGGGAGGAAACCGCAAGAGGTGAAAACCCGCCTTTTCTAAAGATATTTGAAGCCCAGGCCGGACTAGTTTTACTTCTTAACCCTGAATTAAAGATACAGGCTGCCTCAGATGCCTACCTGAGAGAGACGCTCACCAAACGGAAAGATATCATAGGCAAACATGTATTCACGGTTTTCCCTGATAATCCTGAGGAAGCAAATGAATCTCCCACCAAAAACCTGATGGCTTCTTTTGAGCAGATCTTTGCTACCGGCAAGAGCCACAAGATGGAGATCATAAGATATGACATTCCTGACCCAGAGCGGCCCGGCTATTTTGTGGAACGCTACTGGAGTACCTGCAACACCCCCGTGTTAGATGACCAGGGAAACATCACCTGCATCATACACGAGACAAATAATGTAACTGAAAGCGAGAAAGCCAAAAGACAGCTGCTGAAAAGCCAGCAAAGGGAGCAAACTGCCTTGGCACAGGCCGAACAGCACCGCATACGCCTGGAGCGGCTCTTTGACCAGGCTCCCGCAGCCCTGGCAATACTGGAGGGACCGGAGCTGGTGTACAAGGTGATCAACAAAGCATATCAGCATCTTTTCCCGGGTAGGCAACTGATGGGATTGGGTTTGTTTGAAGCACTTCCGGAACTCAAGAACCAGCCCATTGACAACATCATCCGGACGGTATATGAAACCGGCGAAACGTTTGAAGGAAAGGAAGTGCTGATTCCGGTTGCCCGCTATGAAGGTCAGGCACCAGAAGACATTTACTGGAATTTCATTTACCAAGCTCTTTATGATACCCAAGGACAAATAAACGGAGTACTGATCTTTGCTCTGGATGTGACAGAATTTGTGAAGGCGCGCCAGCAGGCGGAGAAAAGTGCTGAGATTTTGCAAACCCTTAACCAGCAACTGGAAGAAAAGGTAATACAAAGAACAAAAGCCTTGCAGCTAGCCCAGGCCGAAGCCGAAAAGCAAAAGCACCGCTTAGAGCGCCTTTTCACCGATGCCCCGGCTGCCATCTGTATTCTGGATGGCTCTGACATGGTGTTTGAATTGGTAAACCCCACCTACCAGCAACTATTTCCGGGCAGGCAGCTGGGCGGAAAACCTATCCTAGAAGGCTTGCCAGAGGTAGAGGGGACAGTTGTTCATCAAACCTTGCTGCAGGTGTACGAAACCGGTATCACGCACCAGGAAGAGGAAATGTGCGTTCCGTTCGTCCGGCCCCTCGACGGAGTGGTAGAGAACCGGTACTTCAAATACATTCAGCAGCCCCGCTATAATGAGCATGGGCTTATAGATGGCATTTTGGTGCTGGCGTTTGAAGTCACTGAACAGGTAGAATCACGCAGAGCAGTAGAGGCAAGCGCCCGGCAATTGAGGCTCATCACAGACTCTTTGCCGGTGCTCATCGGGTATTTGGACAAAGACGAGGTGTACCGGTTTACGAACAAGGCTTATGAAACCTGGTTCCCTCACAAAGCCGAGAGTATTTTGGGAAGAAAGGTGCGGGACGTTGTGGGTGACAAAGCTTACCAGAACGTGAAGGTGTACATTGAGCGCGCATTGGCCGGTGAGCGGCTTGACTTTGAGGCAACCATGCCGTACAAAGATGGCTTCACAAAGCACATCCGGACCAGCTACGTTCCAGACATTCAGGAAGGCAAAGTGGCTGGTTTTTATACCCTGGTGACAGACGTAACTGAGCAGGTGGAGTCGCGCCTGGCTATAGAGAAAAGTGAAAAGGAGGCCAAAGCCATGGCCGAGGAACTGGCGGCCACCAATGAAGAATTAGCTTCCATCAACGAGGAACTCCAGGACACCAACCAGCAACTCACCCACACCAACTCAGACCTGGATAACTTTATCTACACGGCCTCGCATGATTTGAAGGCTCCTATCTCCAACATAGAAATGCTCATGGCAGAACTGTTGGTGGAACTGCCCAAGGATAGCCTGGCACAGGGAGAGGTAGAAACCATCATCGGCATGATGAAGGGCGCCATTGACCGCTTCAAAAAAACCATCAAAAACCTGACAGAAATCACCAAGCTGCAGAAAGACCACCTCATTGAAACCAAGGTGGTAAGCGTCAAAGAGGTAGTGCAGGAGGTAATACTGGACATGGAGCAAATGATCCAGAAATCAGAGGCTCAACTAGACGTTGAGTTAAACAAATGCCCTTTTATCTCCTTTTCAGAGAAAAACCTGCGCAGCATCTTCTATAACCTGCTTTCCAACGCCATCAAGTACCGTCACCCAGCTCGTAAGCCATTCATACAGGTGAGGTGCCATCTGGAGAAAGAGTACCTGGTGCTCACTGTACAGGACAATGGACTGGGATTGAGTTCTGACGAGCAAAAGAAGCTCTTCACCATGTTCCGCCGCTTCCATGACCACGTAGAGGGATCTGGCGTAGGACTGTATATGGTAAAGCGCATGGTAGACAATGCAGGAGGAAAGATTGAGGTTGATAGCCAAAAAGGAGAGGGTGCCACGTTTAAGGTCTACCTTAAAAATAATTCTTTTGTCTAAGAAGGCGAGTTGAATTGGGGCTACTTTCTGGAAAATAAACTGAAAACCAGTTTTTTCTCTTTTTGGCAACTTTCAGGTGGGCTGAGGGGTATTTGGTACCTTGCGGCCTAAAGACTTTTTCAGGTCTGCCTGAAGTATATTTTCTATGGATTTTTCAAAAATAAAGCTGGTGGCCACAGACATGGATGGCACCCTGCTAGACCCTCAACATAACTTAAACGAAGAGTTCTATACAGTTTACCAGGCCCTCAAAGAAAGAGGAATTCTGTTTGCCGCCGCTAGCGGAAGGCAGTACTACAACCTGGTAAACCTGTTTAAGCCCATCAAAGACGAGATCATCTTCCTGGCCGAGAATGGAAGCTTTGTGGTGTACCAGGGTGAAGAATTGTCTGTTCAAGCGCTTGACCTTGCTGAGACCAAAAGGCTTTTAAAGAAAGCCCGAGAAATTGAAGGTTCTTACATGGTGTTATGCGGAAAGAAATCAGCTTACGTGGACAACACCGCCCCTGAATTCATGGCTCAGGTAGAACTGTACTATGATAAAGTAGAGGTGGTAGACGATCTTTTGCAGGTGGAAGATGACCAGTTCCTGAAGATTGCAATCTGTGAACTGAAAGGGGTGGAAGATAGCAGTAACCTGCACTTCCGGGAGGAGCGGGAACACCTGCAAATCACGGTATCCGGAAAAATCTGGCTGGATATCTGCGACAAACTCGCCAATAAAGGGCGCGGCATGGAAGTAGTGCAGGAAAGATTCAACATCACCCCGGAAGAAACTATGGTGTTTGGTGATTACCTGAACGACCTGAAGATGATCCAAAAAGCTCATTACAGCTTCGCCATGGAGAATGCCCACCCAGACATTAAGGAGGCCGCCCGTTACAGAGCCAAAAGCAACAGCCAGAACGGTGTCATTGAAGTGCTGCAGCAACTGGTTTCCAGCGAAAAAGTAGCTTAATTAACGTTAGATGAGAACATTATTCAAGCTAGGTTTTTAGGGGTGTTTTCAGGAAAAGAAACCAAAAACAACCCACGCGTATAAGACTACTCTAGTAGAACCAACCCCGAAATACCATGGATGAGCAATTGTTGCAAGCAGTAAACGAAGCCGTTTCTAAAAAGAAGTTCCTGAAGATTCAGTACCGCACCGACCTGAATGAGTTCTTAACCGTAACGGCGCTCATCAAGAAAGTGGAAGAGAATGAGGGAAGCTTGAAAGTGGAACTTGCCACCGGAGAGGAAATCCCCTTTGACCATTTGGTAAAAGTTGGCGACGTAGCTTCTAATCAATTCACCAATCGTGATTTCACCTGTGACTGTTAAGTTGAAAGTCTTCGCCTTCTCATACAAAGCTCTATGAAATGCTTTTAGCTTTGAGCAAGCTTTAATTTCAATAAGCATAAAAGAGTAAGGGGTAAGCTGATCCAATCAACTTACCCCTTACTCTTTTATGCTTATTCTCTTTTTACAAACTAACGTGCCTCCTGGAGGGGGTTTAGCGCGAGAACGATGTTCGTGAGGAGCCTCGGCGAGCGCCATCTACACTCCAAATCCCCGATCCTTGGGCGGCGATGTACAGAAAGATGAAGCAGTACAGTACCGCTAGTTCGCCTTGATTCACTACAGGTGACCAACCTTGTGAGGCATGTGCCATAAAGTAGGCCACAGCCATGGTGCCACTGGAAATAAATGCCGCCCAACTGGTGAATAGGCCAATTGTGATCAAAAAGCCAGCTACAAATTCAATGATGCCAGCCACTCCCGCAATGGAAGCTAACTCCATGGGGTCTTTCTCTCCCGGCCAGCCAAACAGCTTCTGGGTTCCATGCATCATAAACATCAATCCTGCTACTATGCGCAGGAGAGCATAAAAGTGAGGAGCGTATCTTCCTAGTATTCTATCCATGGTAATCAAATGTTACAATTCTTAAAAACCCACTATACCTTGTAAGCACATTTGGTATTTACGAAGTGCTTGTTATATAGTTCCAGAGTAATATTAAGGTTTGTATTCCTGAGAACCTAGAAAGTACCTATTCCAAAATGGTGATTTCTTTACTGGTCCTGATGTCTTCTGACGAGGAACCCGCCCTTATTATAAATGTTCCCGGTTTAATCTTGAATCTGTCCTTCTTGGTTTCGCCTAGGTTAAGGGTCACGCGCACAAAACCTCTAAGCACTGACTCATAGGAAGTTTAGTTGGTCTTAGAAAGGTAAAGCTATCTAGTGAAAAGATAAGAGGTTCAAGATAGTCTGCCAATAATGAGCAATGAGGTCTCTGTCCTATATAAGTACCGTGGAGAGGAACCTGAGGAGGCCAATTACTATAATTAGCTGAAATAGAATTTAGCTTATGTTTTTTTGTAAAAGCAGGTAGATTTGGTATAGTTAGTTTGTATTTATATAGAAAACTATATCTTTAGAAAATCTAACTGACCAAACCACCTAACTAACCCTTTTCAAC is part of the Rufibacter tibetensis genome and harbors:
- a CDS encoding glutathione peroxidase, whose product is MRLSKSTAKGRVLKNEQKVKPAQPFHALTTVLNNGASLDFSHLKNKKVLLVNTASNCGYTGQYEELQQLQEQQKESLVIIGFPANDFKEQEKDNDETISQFCQVNFGVSFPLAKKSVVVKNQNQNPVYHWLSNAQENGWNNHQPDWNFSKYLIDEQGVLTHYFGPAISPVGEEVRNALQEKGNS
- a CDS encoding PAS domain-containing protein — protein: MDSALASAREETARGENPPFLKIFEAQAGLVLLLNPELKIQAASDAYLRETLTKRKDIIGKHVFTVFPDNPEEANESPTKNLMASFEQIFATGKSHKMEIIRYDIPDPERPGYFVERYWSTCNTPVLDDQGNITCIIHETNNVTESEKAKRQLLKSQQREQTALAQAEQHRIRLERLFDQAPAALAILEGPELVYKVINKAYQHLFPGRQLMGLGLFEALPELKNQPIDNIIRTVYETGETFEGKEVLIPVARYEGQAPEDIYWNFIYQALYDTQGQINGVLIFALDVTEFVKARQQAEKSAEILQTLNQQLEEKVIQRTKALQLAQAEAEKQKHRLERLFTDAPAAICILDGSDMVFELVNPTYQQLFPGRQLGGKPILEGLPEVEGTVVHQTLLQVYETGITHQEEEMCVPFVRPLDGVVENRYFKYIQQPRYNEHGLIDGILVLAFEVTEQVESRRAVEASARQLRLITDSLPVLIGYLDKDEVYRFTNKAYETWFPHKAESILGRKVRDVVGDKAYQNVKVYIERALAGERLDFEATMPYKDGFTKHIRTSYVPDIQEGKVAGFYTLVTDVTEQVESRLAIEKSEKEAKAMAEELAATNEELASINEELQDTNQQLTHTNSDLDNFIYTASHDLKAPISNIEMLMAELLVELPKDSLAQGEVETIIGMMKGAIDRFKKTIKNLTEITKLQKDHLIETKVVSVKEVVQEVILDMEQMIQKSEAQLDVELNKCPFISFSEKNLRSIFYNLLSNAIKYRHPARKPFIQVRCHLEKEYLVLTVQDNGLGLSSDEQKKLFTMFRRFHDHVEGSGVGLYMVKRMVDNAGGKIEVDSQKGEGATFKVYLKNNSFV
- a CDS encoding HAD family hydrolase, whose translation is MDFSKIKLVATDMDGTLLDPQHNLNEEFYTVYQALKERGILFAAASGRQYYNLVNLFKPIKDEIIFLAENGSFVVYQGEELSVQALDLAETKRLLKKAREIEGSYMVLCGKKSAYVDNTAPEFMAQVELYYDKVEVVDDLLQVEDDQFLKIAICELKGVEDSSNLHFREEREHLQITVSGKIWLDICDKLANKGRGMEVVQERFNITPEETMVFGDYLNDLKMIQKAHYSFAMENAHPDIKEAARYRAKSNSQNGVIEVLQQLVSSEKVA
- a CDS encoding DoxX family protein; translation: MDRILGRYAPHFYALLRIVAGLMFMMHGTQKLFGWPGEKDPMELASIAGVAGIIEFVAGFLITIGLFTSWAAFISSGTMAVAYFMAHASQGWSPVVNQGELAVLYCFIFLYIAAQGSGIWSVDGARRGSSRTSFSR